One part of the Quercus lobata isolate SW786 chromosome 7, ValleyOak3.0 Primary Assembly, whole genome shotgun sequence genome encodes these proteins:
- the LOC115951857 gene encoding zinc finger protein 10-like: MEQAQYLMWGKRKHSFNPHIPATPMNRLYNDSWEEQAFAEDAAGPLGGCIWPPRSYSCSFCRREFRSAQALGGHMNVHRRDRARLKQSPSSCNETQHPNHQNLHNPIQNSFTSLGFQHPSQVCTLVYNPNPNSSDPGIMVSSASPSRVSASSTQENCSAKSFINPHSSPIVQEHQKRSPISSSPSWSNLVADKYYCVSDLKTEEEKNSRFVDSRHRAKGDYVTTDLSVSLNLVVRRTHPTVSSGKDETADNCKRRRTEPSSLPFFLKPRSVDRQHVQSKVLEVSPNSIEDLDLELRLGDRPLGVTITRCISHKALKLHQKKYDNDTYQLWILLQRCISWNVYTSFVAGRFIIQND; the protein is encoded by the exons ATGGAACAGGCACAGTATTTGATGTGGGGGAAGAGGAAGCACAGTTTTAATCCTCATATTCCGGCAACGCCGATGAACCGTTTATACAATGATTCTTGGGAAGAACAAGCTTTTGCAGAAGATGCAGCTGGACCTCTTGGTGGGTGTATATGGCCTCCACGCTCTTATTCTTGCAGTTTTTGCAGAAGGGAATTCCGGTCAGCTCAAGCTTTAGGTGGTCACATGAATGTTCACAGGAGGGATAGAGCTAGATTAAAGCAATCTCCAAGTTCCTGCAATGAAACTCAACATCCTAACCATCAAAATCTTCACAACCCCATCCAGAATTCCTTTACATCTTTGGGGTTTCAGCACCCATCTCAGGTTTGTACCTTGGTTTataaccctaaccctaattcTTCCGATCCTGGTATTATGGTATCATCAGCCTCACCTTCTAGGGTTTCAGCTTCATCAACTCAAGAAAATTGTAGTGCAAAAAGCTTTATCAATCCTCATTCTTCTCCTATTGTCCAAGAACACCAAAAGAGGTCTCCCATTTCTTCCTCTCCATCTTGGTCAAATTTGGTTGCTGACAAATATTATTGTGTTTCCGATCTGAAAactgaagaagagaaaaattcaagatttgtaGATTCAAGGCATAGGGCTAAGGGAGATTATGTCACAACTGATTTATCTGTGAGCTTGAATTTGGTTGTCCGTCGAACTCATCCAACTGTGTCGAGTGGTAAGGATGAGACCGCTGATAATTGCAAGAGAAGGAGAACTGAGCCATCCTCGTTACCTTTCTTCCTAAAGCCAAGATCAGTTGATAGACAACATGTGCAATCAAAGGTACTTGAAGTCAGCCCCAACTCCATAGAGGACTTGGATCTTGAACTCAGGCTTGGCGACCGGCCTCTG GGTGTAACAATAACAAGATGTATATCACATAAAGCATTAAAACTTCACCAAAAGAAGTATGATAATGATACATATCAGCTt tGGATTCTTTTACAGAGGTGTATATCTTGGAATGTCTACACTAGTTTTGTTGCCGGCCGTTTTATTATACAGAATGATTAG